In one Arthrobacter jinronghuae genomic region, the following are encoded:
- a CDS encoding peptidylprolyl isomerase yields MTAIPTAKATIHTSMGDIRVNLFGNHAPKTVKNFVGLATGEIEWTDPATGEKTTRPLYDGTIFHRIIKDFMIQGGDPLGRGTGGPGYQFDDEINPDLDFSAPYKLAMANAGVQMGRGTNGSQFFITSVPTTWLQGKHTIFGEVADDESRALVDQLNAVSTDGRDKPAEDVVINSITVEQL; encoded by the coding sequence ATGACTGCTATTCCTACAGCAAAAGCAACCATCCACACTTCCATGGGTGACATCCGTGTCAACCTGTTCGGAAACCACGCCCCCAAGACGGTCAAGAACTTCGTGGGCCTGGCCACCGGCGAAATCGAGTGGACCGATCCGGCAACGGGTGAGAAGACCACCCGTCCGCTCTACGACGGAACGATCTTCCACCGCATCATCAAGGACTTCATGATCCAGGGCGGCGACCCCCTGGGCCGCGGCACCGGCGGACCGGGCTACCAGTTCGACGACGAGATCAACCCCGATCTCGACTTCTCCGCCCCGTACAAGCTGGCCATGGCCAACGCGGGTGTCCAGATGGGCCGGGGTACCAACGGCTCGCAGTTCTTCATCACCTCCGTGCCCACCACGTGGCTGCAGGGCAAGCACACCATCTTCGGTGAGGTTGCCGACGACGAGTCGCGTGCACTGGTGGACCAGCTCAACGCGGTTTCCACCGACGGACGCGACAAGCCGGCCGAAGACGTGGTTATCAACAGCATTACCGTCGAACAGCTCTAA
- a CDS encoding cell division protein CrgA gives MPESKSRKKPSRPAAPTQTASVPKENPVWYKPVMFGLMILGLLWIITYYITQGEYPVPAFGDSNILVGFGLAIMGFLMTTRWR, from the coding sequence GTGCCTGAGTCCAAATCCCGCAAGAAGCCTTCCCGCCCCGCAGCCCCAACACAGACTGCGTCGGTGCCCAAGGAAAACCCCGTTTGGTACAAGCCTGTCATGTTCGGCCTGATGATCCTCGGCCTGCTGTGGATCATCACGTACTACATCACCCAGGGGGAGTACCCGGTACCGGCTTTCGGTGACAGCAACATCCTGGTGGGCTTCGGCCTCGCGATTATGGGCTTCCTGATGACGACGCGCTGGCGCTGA
- a CDS encoding DMT family transporter: MNIFLAVVGVLGVSASGPIMAATAAPALAIAFWRNAIGAVLMGTPAVLGRRREFRQLTARDYKWTAIAAVALALHFACFITSLQLTSVAAATALVCLQAGWIALFNVLRGIRVPPVVLAGLAAAFAGVLVISGFDLGLSREALIGDVLAVAGGALAGVYTIAGGKARESMSTGIYTTLCYGACALLLLALCAAFRQPIVGFPPAAWLGILGVTVVAQILGHTVFNHLLAVMSPLVVSMIILLEIPGAAILAAVFLDEQLPAGTYAGLALILAGLTVVVAGQGRLRRRSAATAQQVPPAPPALGGDQL; this comes from the coding sequence GTGAATATTTTCCTCGCGGTGGTAGGAGTGCTGGGCGTCTCCGCTTCCGGTCCCATTATGGCCGCTACCGCGGCTCCGGCTTTGGCCATTGCTTTCTGGCGCAATGCCATCGGCGCGGTGCTGATGGGTACTCCGGCCGTGCTGGGTCGGCGTCGGGAGTTCAGGCAGCTCACTGCCCGGGACTACAAGTGGACCGCCATTGCCGCTGTCGCGTTGGCACTGCACTTCGCCTGCTTCATCACCTCGCTGCAATTGACGTCTGTTGCCGCCGCCACGGCATTGGTATGCCTGCAGGCCGGCTGGATCGCGTTGTTCAATGTCCTGCGGGGTATCCGGGTTCCGCCCGTGGTCCTGGCGGGACTCGCGGCCGCATTTGCAGGCGTGCTGGTGATTTCCGGGTTCGATCTGGGCCTGTCCCGGGAGGCGCTCATCGGTGATGTCCTCGCGGTGGCCGGAGGCGCCCTGGCGGGCGTGTACACGATTGCCGGCGGGAAGGCCCGGGAATCGATGTCTACGGGCATCTATACAACCCTCTGCTACGGTGCCTGCGCGCTGCTCCTCCTGGCCCTGTGTGCAGCCTTCCGGCAGCCTATTGTCGGCTTCCCGCCGGCGGCGTGGCTGGGGATCCTCGGAGTGACCGTGGTGGCGCAGATCCTGGGCCACACAGTGTTTAATCACCTGCTGGCCGTGATGAGTCCGCTGGTCGTGTCCATGATCATACTGCTGGAGATCCCGGGAGCGGCCATCCTGGCGGCCGTCTTCCTTGACGAGCAGCTTCCCGCCGGTACTTATGCGGGACTGGCACTAATCCTGGCCGGACTAACGGTTGTCGTTGCCGGCCAGGGCAGGCTCCGCAGACGGTCCGCGGCAACCGCTCAGCAGGTGCCTCCCGCCCCGCCGGCCCTTGGCGGGGACCAGCTGTAG
- a CDS encoding DLW-39 family protein: MKKLLAVTAAAAAGVFAFKKWQETAAEKTVWKESTDKVD; this comes from the coding sequence GTGAAGAAGTTGCTGGCAGTAACGGCAGCTGCGGCTGCGGGAGTCTTTGCTTTCAAGAAGTGGCAGGAAACTGCTGCTGAGAAGACCGTTTGGAAGGAATCGACCGACAAGGTCGACTAA
- a CDS encoding rhomboid family intramembrane serine protease translates to MSYGVPAEVPASQVPVCPRHPDRVSYIRCQRCGRPACPECQQNAAVGVQCVDCFNEQRKTQPTYRTPFGGRVAPDGKPVVTITIMAVCAVAYVLQLLQPEFTRTFFYAPVLTDYQPWRLLTAAFLHSQGSPIHIAFNLYALWFLGRSLEPLFGRVRFALLYLISALGGSVGVMYLADPAVAVVGASGAVFGLFGALFVVIRQRRGELRSLLILLAVNLVLGFVVPGIAWQAHVGGLVTGAACAAVLAYTPRGKRRTAIQFAGLAGIVLVLVVAAVLWQSPVQIIPG, encoded by the coding sequence ATGTCATATGGTGTGCCGGCCGAGGTGCCGGCTTCTCAGGTGCCCGTGTGTCCCCGCCATCCGGACCGGGTCAGCTACATCCGCTGCCAGCGCTGCGGGCGCCCTGCCTGCCCCGAGTGCCAGCAGAACGCTGCAGTAGGCGTCCAGTGCGTGGACTGCTTCAACGAGCAGCGCAAGACGCAGCCGACATACCGGACTCCCTTCGGAGGGCGAGTTGCCCCGGATGGAAAACCGGTGGTGACCATCACCATCATGGCGGTGTGTGCCGTGGCCTACGTGCTGCAGCTGCTGCAGCCGGAATTCACGCGGACTTTCTTCTACGCACCTGTACTGACGGATTATCAGCCGTGGCGCCTGCTGACCGCAGCATTCCTGCATTCACAGGGCAGTCCCATCCACATTGCCTTTAACCTCTACGCCCTCTGGTTCCTGGGCCGCAGCCTGGAACCCTTGTTCGGCCGCGTCCGGTTCGCCCTGCTGTACCTGATCTCGGCCTTGGGCGGGTCTGTGGGCGTGATGTACCTGGCGGATCCCGCGGTTGCCGTGGTGGGCGCCTCCGGTGCCGTGTTCGGACTCTTCGGTGCCCTGTTCGTGGTGATCCGGCAGCGGCGGGGGGAGCTGCGTTCGCTGCTGATCCTGCTGGCAGTCAACCTCGTCCTTGGGTTCGTGGTCCCCGGGATCGCCTGGCAGGCCCATGTGGGCGGCCTGGTCACCGGTGCAGCCTGTGCCGCCGTTCTGGCGTACACGCCCCGTGGAAAGCGGCGCACGGCCATCCAGTTCGCCGGTCTGGCCGGGATAGTGCTGGTGCTTGTGGTGGCAGCTGTGCTCTGGCAGTCTCCGGTGCAGATTATCCCCGGGTAA